A stretch of Colletotrichum lupini chromosome 2, complete sequence DNA encodes these proteins:
- a CDS encoding Sir2 family protein produces MRKPLMRIPYTELLAPPTVRPSTANTIPGAVAALQNFFTAPPPKGLPRSTVVLTGAGLSVSSGLADYRGVNGTYRVNKTYRPIYYHEFLANHEARKRYWARSFLGWTSLHKASPNHGHYAIRDLGRMGLIRSVITQNVDSFHSTAHPDIPTLELHGYLRSTVCVTCRNEYPRDVFQDELARLNPAWAAFLVEALASGALDTENPVERKAKGIKSNPDGDVDLPGAPYTTFRYPACPHCLAKPPSTPEGTKHVVEVDHDGAWKSTSSGGILKPAVVMFGESIPSDVKTAAEEAIDGAGKLLILGTSLATYSAWRLAKMALDRGMPIAVVNTGGIRGEDQISAVEDPDPTGVRGVRTEVSTDVVLPALVEQLRQLQKAASGPVGTVGAPRENHGVFKDMLS; encoded by the coding sequence ATGCGCAAACCTCTTATGCGCATTCCCTACACGGAACTCTTGGCCCCTCCCACAGTCCGTCCAAGCACCGCAAATACCATCCCCGGTGCTGTCGCGGCCCTCCAGAACTTCTTCACGGCCCCGCCTCCAAAGGGCCTGCCGAGGTCGACCGTCGTACTGACTGGGGCGGGCCTATCCGTCTCCAGCGGTCTCGCCGACTACCGAGGCGTCAATGGCACGTATCGCGTGAACAAGACGTACCGCCCAATCTACTACCACGAGTTCCTCGCCAACCACGAGGCGAGGAAACGGTACTGGGCCAGGAGTTTCTTGGGTTGGACGTCGCTTCACAAGGCGTCGCCAAATCATGGTCACTATGCCATCCGAGATTTGGGCCGCATGGGCCTGATTCGGAGCGTCATCACGCAAAACGTTGATTCATTTCACTCAACAGCTCATCCTGACATTCCAACATTAGAGCTGCACGGCTATCTACGATCCACAGTCTGTGTAACTTGCAGGAACGAGTACCCCAGAGACGTCTTCCAGGATGAGCTTGCGAGGCTTAACCCGGCCTGGGCAGCCTTCCTCGTCGAAGCGTTAGCTTCCGGGGCGCTCGACACGGAGAATCCTGTCGAGCGCAAGGCCAAGGGCATTAAGTCCAACCCCGACGGCGACGTGGATCTGCCAGGCGCGCCGTACACCACCTTTAGATACCCGGCCTGCCCGCACTGCCTCGCGAAGCCGCCGTCCACGCCTGAGGGGACCAAGCACGTTGTCGAAGTCGACCACGATGGTGCGTGGAAATCCACCAGTTCCGGGGGCATATTGAAGCCCGCCGTGGTCATGTTTGGTGAGAGCATTCCGAGCGACGTCAAGACGGCGGCCGAAGAGGCCATTGACGGGGCCGGAAAGCTTCTCATATTGGGGACTTCGCTTGCCACGTACTCTGCCTGGCGGCTGGCCAAGATGGCGCTGGACCGCGGCATGCCCATTGCGGTGGTGAACACCGGAGGCATACGGGGCGAGGACCAGATCTCCGCCGTGGAAGACCCGGACCCCACGGGTGTTCGGGGAGTGCGGACAGAAGTGTCCACCGACGTCGTGCTTCCCGCGCTGGTAGAGCAGCTACGCCAGCTGCAAAAGGCCGCCTCGGGTCCGGTTGGGACCGTAGGAGCGCCAAGAGAGAACCATGGCGTGTTCAAAGATATGTTGTCATAG